CATTCTTCATCGTTTGAACCGAATAAATGATTTCCAAACACTTCTTCCATCTTGTACAGCGAATGAACATCAAAAAGAAATAATCCATCGTCTACTAGCAAGGAATGGATTCGTTCAAATGTTTGACGCACCTGTTCCTTTGTCGCTAAATAATTTAACGAATCACAAAAAATAAAAGCAACATCAAAGGAAGAAAATCCTTCTAATTGACTCATATCTTGTTGAAACCACGGAATCCTCAGTCCTTGCGTCATTGCTTTTTCAGCAGCAACAGCAAGCATATCTTCACTCAAGTCCACGCCAGTTAAATGGAATCCTTCTTTTGCTAAACGGATAGTAATTTCACCCGTCCCACAGCCGATATCGATTAATTGTGTCGCATTTGGTTTGTGCATTTTAATGCTTTTTTTCACGTACTGTACCCATTCATGATACGGAGCATCTAGCATTAATTCGTCATATACATACGCAAAATGATGATAAGCCATCGTTATTCTTCGTCAAGCACGTCATGAATACGATACGTTTTTGCATCGCCCCATAACTTTTCTAAATTATAGTATGAACGTTCATCCCGATGGAAAACATGAGCAATCACATTCCCTAAGTCAACTAATACCCAACGCGCTTTTTCGTATCCTTCTACTCGTTGTACTTCTAATCCGTTTTCGTGTGCGACTTCTTTTATTTCTTTTACAATTGCTTGTACTTGTTTTTCAGAATTCCCGTGGCAAATAACAAAATAATCAGCCATAAAGGAAAAACCATTCATATCAATTGCCATTAATTCTAAAGCTTTTTTGTCATCTGCAGCTTTCATGACCAGTTTTAACAATGCATCAGGTGTCATCTATTTTTGTTCCCCCTTAGATTTAAGTTCCTTGATAAGGCTATTATAAGTAAAAATTGTTCCTGGATATACGGAGCGATGATGTTTCATTAAAAATGCTGTCGTATGTTGAAGCGCAAAAAGAACCGCTTCATCTAAACTTTCTTTTGCGATTTCTCGCGCTTTCTCGACCCCTTTAAAAGATCGATTTGGCTCAATAAAATCAGCCAAAAAAACAACCTTTTCAAGCTTTGTCATATTTGGTCGCCCTGTTGTATGATAACGAATGGCATCTAACACTTCTTCATCTTGAATGCCTACTTCTTTTTTAACTAAAAATGCGCCTACAGGAGCATGCCATAATTCTGTTCCATACAAAAGTAAATCTGGCTCCATTTTTTCCTCGATAATAATTTGTTTCATTTCTTCTTTCGGTCGAAATTTTGCATAATCATGAAAGATGGCGGCTAGTTGTACTTTTTCGACATCTACATCGTACAAAGATGCTAATTTTTTAGCGGTCATTACCACACCTAATGTATGTTCGTAACGATGGTCTGTTAATTGTTTTTTCACAATTTCAAGCGCTTCTTTTTTATCCATATAAGTCATTCTCCTCTATATACACACGTACTTCATCCATTACCAAATAGCGGATACTTTTTTGCTGGTGAATACGT
The genomic region above belongs to Massilibacterium senegalense and contains:
- a CDS encoding class I SAM-dependent DNA methyltransferase; translated protein: MAYHHFAYVYDELMLDAPYHEWVQYVKKSIKMHKPNATQLIDIGCGTGEITIRLAKEGFHLTGVDLSEDMLAVAAEKAMTQGLRIPWFQQDMSQLEGFSSFDVAFIFCDSLNYLATKEQVRQTFERIHSLLVDDGLFLFDVHSLYKMEEVFGNHLFGSNDEECSFLWQCQKGEVPYSVEHDLTFFVYDEEIKAYDRFDEWHQQRTLPIEDYQNMLREVGFEVCEVLGDFEHPVQREHERIIFMAKKAN
- the rsfS gene encoding ribosome silencing factor, producing the protein MTPDALLKLVMKAADDKKALELMAIDMNGFSFMADYFVICHGNSEKQVQAIVKEIKEVAHENGLEVQRVEGYEKARWVLVDLGNVIAHVFHRDERSYYNLEKLWGDAKTYRIHDVLDEE
- the yqeK gene encoding bis(5'-nucleosyl)-tetraphosphatase (symmetrical) YqeK, coding for MDKKEALEIVKKQLTDHRYEHTLGVVMTAKKLASLYDVDVEKVQLAAIFHDYAKFRPKEEMKQIIIEEKMEPDLLLYGTELWHAPVGAFLVKKEVGIQDEEVLDAIRYHTTGRPNMTKLEKVVFLADFIEPNRSFKGVEKAREIAKESLDEAVLFALQHTTAFLMKHHRSVYPGTIFTYNSLIKELKSKGEQK